In the Bacillota bacterium LX-D genome, one interval contains:
- the fliQ gene encoding flagellar biosynthesis protein FliQ yields MSQEFVISLGKQALYLTLLISAPGLILGLLVGLVISIFQATTQIQEQTLTFVPKIVAVMLSILIFGSWMLNSLLSFTSNLFGNLGSLIK; encoded by the coding sequence ATGTCACAAGAATTTGTAATCAGCCTTGGCAAACAAGCCCTCTATTTAACACTTTTAATTTCAGCACCAGGCCTAATTTTGGGGCTTTTAGTTGGTTTAGTTATTAGTATTTTCCAGGCTACAACTCAGATTCAGGAACAGACTTTAACTTTTGTGCCGAAAATTGTAGCAGTTATGTTATCTATCCTTATTTTTGGCTCTTGGATGTTAAACAGTCTCCTAAGTTTTACCTCTAATTTATTTGGTAATTTAGGTTCCTTAATTAAGTAG